From one Phycodurus eques isolate BA_2022a chromosome 19, UOR_Pequ_1.1, whole genome shotgun sequence genomic stretch:
- the top2a gene encoding LOW QUALITY PROTEIN: DNA topoisomerase 2-alpha (The sequence of the model RefSeq protein was modified relative to this genomic sequence to represent the inferred CDS: inserted 2 bases in 1 codon), which produces MGEPLKLNFFDNKPLEKAKKDPKRLSVERIYQKKTQLEHILLRPDSYIGSVETVTQQMWVYDEDIGMNCRDVTFVPGLYKIFDEILVNAADNKQRDKSMSCIKINIDVENNTISVWNNGKGIPVVEHKVEKVYVPALIFGQLLTSSNYDDDEKKVTGGRNGYGAKLCNIFSTKFTVETACKESKKTFRQTWYDNMGRAGDPSIKSFDGEDFTCVTFWPDLPKFKMSILDKDTVALMTRRAYDIAGCSKGVRVFFNSKRLPVTDFRSYVGLYLKDKVNEAGNELTVVHEVVNGRWEVCLTVSEKGFQQVSFVNSIATTKGGRHADYVADQVVSKLIDVVKKKNKAGVVVKPFQVKNHMWLFVNCQIENPTFDSQTKENMTLQHKNFGSTCSLSEKFIKQATNCGIVENIMNWVKFKAQLQLNKKCSAVKHTKIKGVPKLDDANDAGGKNSIGCTLILTEGDSAKTLAVSGLGVVGRDRYGVFPLRGKILNVREASHKQIMENAEINNVIKILGLQYKKNYSDPESLKSLRYGKIMIMTDQDQDGSHIKGLLINFIHYNWPSLLRHNFLEEFITPLIKASFKKSQLSFYSIPEFSAWKESQANHKSWKVKYYKGLGTSTSQEAKEYFSDMQRHRIPFKYSGPEDDEAITLAFSKKKVDERKEWLTNFMVNRRQRKEHNLPEEYLYSQSTKHLSYNDFVNKELVLFSNSDNERSIPCLVDGLKPGQRKVLFCCFKRNDKREVKVAQLAGSVAETSAYHHGEVSLMMTIVGLAQNFVGSNNLNLLQPLGQFGTRLHGGKDSASPRYIFTMLSPLARLLFPAMDDNLLKYNYDDNQRVEPEWYIPIIPTVLVNGSDGIGTGWASRIPNYDVREIVTNMTRMLNGEEPLPMLPNYKGFKGTIDQLMDNQYIVCGELAIIDSTTIEISELPVKTWTQTYKENVLEPMLNGTEKVPPLITDYKEYHTDTTVRFLIKMTEEKLREAEATGLHKVFKLQNPFTCNSMVLFDHVGSLKKYESVQDILKDFFELRLKYYVLRKDWLVGMLGAESAKLTNQARFILEKIQGTLVIENKPKKELIRMLQQMGYDSDPVKAWKQAQDKNEEQAEEDQEETSEEDTSGPDYNYLLGMPMWFLTKEKKEELCKQRDAKMTELNTLKKRSPPDLWKEDLAAFSEELECVEAKEKEDATMPIVKTSKGKGLKMKVKTETLPTPQGRRVIPRVTSAMKAEANRKADLLKGERKRGKKVKTEDVTVTMEFGDDDENTEPVGEVGLAARLTKKTKTTLQEKGSKMGKQTTLQFKPVARKAKKSQTSEEESDDVSESEVEVKEVAAPREKMQRKTKAAIKYSMSDSEDEFDDCVKSDAPKWKADTSDDDDSFAPDPSTMKDSDXLESPKAPEPTKKVTKAKSTARKQLGGKSSSQSDKQEAAPKAPVQRKTKQAAPKKPAAPKKAAASKKAADVKQPSIADALSKPKPSSKSVPSFGSSDSEGKAKVQKPKPAPKRKQVITDDSDSDSGDLMSRLMSKSTAGAKKKGRKWSDDESFQMPDQESAAPLAFAAKDKPSRAKKPVCYNLDSDSD; this is translated from the exons ATGGGTGAACCACTGAAG CTAAATTTCTTTGACAACAAGCCACTGGAGAAGGCCAAGAAGGATCCCAAGCGGTTGTCAGTGGAGAGGATCTACCAGAAGAAGACTCAGTTGGAGCACATTTTGCTCCGACCTGATTCTTACATCGGCTCAGTAGAGACTGTCACGCAG CAAATGTGGGTGTATGATGAAGACATTGGAATGAATTGCCGGGACGTGACATTCGTGCCAGGGCTTTACAAGATTTTTGATGAGATCCTtg TAAATGCTGCAGACAATAAGCAGAGAGATAAGAGCATGTCCTGCATCAAAATCAACATTGACGT TGAAAACAACACCATCAGTGTATGGAATAATGGCAAGGGGATCCCGGTGGTGGAGCACAAGGTGGAGAAAGTGTATGTGCCTGCTCTCATTTTTGGACAGCTCCTCACTTCCAGTAACTATGACGATGACGAAAAGAAGGTCACAG GTGGACGTAATGGATATGGTGCCAAGCTGTGCAACATCTTCAGCACAAAGTTCACCGTTGAGACCGCTTGCAAAGAATCAAAGAAGACTTTTCGACAG ACCTGGTACGACAACATGGGCAGGGCCGGGGATCCCAGCATCAAATCCTTTGACGGAGAGGATTTCACCTGCGTCACCTTTTGGCCAGATCTGCCCAAGTTTAAGATGAGCATCCTGGATAAAGACACGGTGGCCCTGATGACCAGGAGGGCCTACGACATTGCTGGATGTAGCAAGGGTGTCCGTGTGTTCTTCAACAGCAAAAGACTGCCT GTTACAGATTTCCGAAGCTACGTGGGCTTGTACTTGAAGGACAAAGTGAACGAGGCGGGCAATGAGCTCACGGTGGTTCACGAGGTTGTCAACGGGCGCTGGGAGGTCTGCCTCACCGTGAGCGAGAAGGGCTTCCAGCAAGTCAGCTTTGTCAACAGCATTGCCACAACCAAG GGTGGGAGGCACGCAGATTATGTGGCCGATCAGGTGGTGAGCAAGCTCATTGATGttgtgaagaagaagaacaaagcTGGCGTGGTGGTTAAACCTTTCcag GTGAAAAACCACATGTGGCTGTTTGTGAACTGCCAGATTGAGAACCCCACGTTTGACTCGCAAACTAAAGAGAACATGACTTTGCAGCATAAGAACTTCGGCTCTACTTGCTCGCTCAGCGAGAAGTTCATTAAACAG GCCACCAACTGCGGAATTGTCGAAAACATCATGAACTGGGTGAAGTTCAAAGCTCAGCTGCAGCTCAACAAGAAGTGCTCAGCAGTCAAACACACCAAAATCAAAGGGGTGCCCAAGCTGGATGATGCCAACGATGCAG GTGGCAAGAACTCCATCGGCTGCACGCTGATCCTCACTGAGGGAGACTCGGCCAAGACGCTGGCTGTGTCTGGGCTGGGCGTGGTCGGCAGGGATCGCTATGGCGTATTCCCCCTGAGAGGAAAAATTCTCAACGTGCGAGAGGCCTCTCACAAGCAG ATTATGGAGAACGCAGAGATCAACAACGTCATCAAGATCCTCGGCCTGCAGTACAAAAAGAACTACAGTGACCCAGAGTCGCTCAAGTCCTTGCGCTATGGCAAGATCATGATCATGACTGATCAG GATCAAGACGGCTCCCACATTAAAGGTTTGCTGATAAACTTCATCCACTACAACTGGCCGTCATTGCTGCGCCACAACTTCCTGGAAGAGTTCATCACTCCGCTCATCAAA GCATCATTCAAgaaatcccagctgtcattctACAGTATCCCAGAATTCAGTGCATGGAAGGAGAGCCAGGCCAACCACAAATCTTGGAAAGTCAAATACTACAAAG GTTTGGGAACTAGCACATCGCAAGAAGCCAAGGAGTATTTCTCTGACATGCAGAGACATCGTATTCCATTCAAATATTCCGGGCCTGAAGACGATGAAGCAATCACCCTT GCCTTTAGCAAGAAAAAAGTGGACGAGCGCAAAGAGTGGCTCACCAATTTCATGGTCAACAGACGCCAGCGGAAGGAGCACAACCTGCCTGAG GAGTATCTCTACAGTCAGTCCACCAAGCATCTCTCCTACAACGACTTTGTCAACAAGGAGCTGGTACTTTTCTCCAACTCTGACAATGAGCGGTCCATTCCCTGCCTGGTGGATG GGCTGAAGCCAGGCCAGAGGAAGGTACTGTTCTGCTGCTTCAAGAGAAATGACAAACGGGAGGTGAAGGTGGCCCAGTTGGCCGGTTCAGTGGCCGAGACGTCAGCGTATCATCACGGAGAG GTGTCTCTGATGATGACCATTGTTGGATTAGCCCAGAACTTTGTGGGAAGCAACAACTTGAACTTGTTACAGCCTCTCGGTCAGTTTGGAACAAGGCTGCACGGTGGCAAGGACTCTGCCAGCCCCCGTTACATTTTCACCATGCTCAG CCCTCTGGCCCGCCTTCTTTTCCCGGCGATGGACGACAATCTGCTGAAGTACAACTACGACGACAACCAGCGCGTGGAACCCGAGTGGTACATTCCCATCATCCCTACCGTGCTGGTCAACGGCTCTGATGGTATCGGCACAGGCTGGGCTAGCAGAATCCCCAACTACGACGTCCGAGAGATCGTCACCAACATGACGCGCATGCTCAATGGAGAGGAGCCGCTACCCATG CTTCCTAACTATAAAGGCTTCAAAGGAACAATTGATCAGCTGATGGACAATCAGTACATCGTCTGTGGAGAGCTGGCCATCATTGACTCCACCACCATTGAGATCTCTGAATTGCCTGTAAAAACCTGGACACAG ACTTACAAGGAGAATGTTCTGGAGCCGATGCTGAACGGAACAGAGAAGGTTCCCCCTCTGATCACAGACTATAAGGAATACCACACCGACACCACAGTGCGATTTCTGATCAAGATGACGGAGGAGAAGCTGCGGGAGGCGGAGGCTACAGGCCTCCATAAAGTCTTCAAGCTGCAGAATCCATTCACCTGCAATTCCATG GTTCTGTTTGACCATGTGGGCAGCCTGAAGAAGTACGAGTCTGTGCAGGATATTCTCAAAGACTTCTTCGAGTTGAGGTTGAAGTACTATGTACTGAGAAAGGACTGGCTGGTGGGCATGTTGGGGGCAGAGAGTGCCAAGCTCACCAATCAGGCCCGCTTCATCCTGGAAAAAATCCAGGGCACCTTGGTCATTG AGAACAAACCAAAGAAGGAACTGATTCGCATGCTGCAGCAAATGGGGTATGACTCTGACCCAGTCAAGGCCTGGAAACAGGCTCAAGACAAG AATGAGGAGCAAGCAGAGGAGGATCAAGAGGAAACATCAGAGGAGGACACCAGTGGTCCAGACTACAATTACCTGCTAGGCATGCCCATGTGGTTCCtgaccaaggagaagaaggaggaaCTGTGCAAGCAGAGAGATGCTAAG ATGACAGAGCTGAACACGCTGAAGAAGAGGTCTCCACCTGACCTGTGGAAGGAAGACCTTGCTGCCTTTTCGGAAGAACTGGAG TGCGTTGAAGCCAAAGAGAAGGAGGACGCCACAATGCCCATCGTGAAGACTTCGAAAGGCAAAGGTttgaagatgaaggtcaaaaCGGAAACTCTGCCCACGCCGCAGGGCCGGCGAGTCATCCCACGCGTCACCAGTGCCATGAAAGCCGAGGCTAACAGGAAGGCCGACCTCCTCAAAGGAGAACGCAAGAGAGGCAAAAAAGTCAAG ACTGAAGATGTGACCGTGACGATGGAGTTTGGGGACGATGACGAGAACACAGAGCCGGTCGGGGAAGTCGGCCTGGCTGCTCGATtgacaaagaagacaaaaacaacctTACAGGAAAAAG GATCAAAGATGGGCAAGCAGACCACCCTTCAGTTCAAGCCCGTTGCCAGGAAGGCCAAAAAGAGTCAGACGTCGGAGGAGGAAAGTGACGATGTGTCTGAGAGTGAAGTGGAGGTAAAGGAGGTTGCTGCCCCCAGAGAGAAGATGCAACGCAAAACCAAAG CTGCCATCAAGTACTCCATGTCCGATAGCGAGGACGAGTTTGATGACTGCGTGAAGAGCGACGCTCCAAAATGGAAAGCTGACACCAGTGACGACGATGACAGCTTCGCCCCAGACCCCAGCACCATGAAGGACAGCGA CCTGGAGTCTCCCAAAGCACCGGAGCCGAC AAAAAAAGTGACCAAGGCTAAATCAACAGCCAGGAAACAACTAGGAGGCAAATCAAGCT CTCAGTCTGACAAGCAGGAGGCCGCGCCGAAGGCCCCAGTTCAGCGTAAGACCAAACAGGCTGCACCCAAGAAACCCGCTGCTCCAAAGAAAGCGGCCGCATCCAAGAAGGCTGCAG ATGTGAAGCAGCCGTCCATCGCGGATGCTCTGTCCAAACCCAAACCTTCGTCCAAGAGCGTTCCCTCCTTTGGCTCCAGCGACTCGGAGGGCAAAGCCAAAGTACAGAAGCCGAAGCCCGCGCCCAAACGGAAACAGGTCATCACTGACGACTCTGACAGCGACTCAGGGGACCTCATGTCCCGCCTTATGTCCAAATCAACCGCAGGAGCTAAG aaaaaaggaaggaagtgGAGCGATGATGAAAGCTTCCAGATGCCAGACCAGGAATCCGCCGCTCCGTTAGCTTTTGCGGCAAAGGACAAGCCCAGCAGGGCCAAGAAACCCGTTTGCTACAACCTCGACTCGGATTCCGACTAA
- the LOC133418231 gene encoding gap junction delta-3 protein-like encodes MGEWSFLSGLFDHLQARSPMLGRFWLLLMLVFRILILGTVASDMFEDEQEEFVCNTLQPGCKQVCYDQAFPISQYRFWVFHIVLIATPSLLFIMYAMHHHNKRTSRSNVPQDYREIRQLRRLYIVHVAFRLFAEVGFLVGQWWLYGFKVEAQYPCDRFPCPYTVDCFTSRPAEKTVFLCFYFAVGILSAMSSCIELLYSSVKWFCCRREHPSDLSVHSYKPGERGEKSSEKTVSDYASGSGRTRKGAHRSSNKGNATASKYRNGKYVNSKTFMV; translated from the coding sequence ATGGGGGAATGGAGTTTTCTCAGCGGACTCTTCGACCACCTCCAGGCCCGCTCGCCCATGCTGGGCCGCTTCTGGCTCTTGCTGATGTTGGTTTTTAGGATCCTGATCTTGGGAACGGTGGCCAGCGACATGTTCGAGGACGAGCAGGAGGAGTTCGTGTGCAACACGCTCCAGCCGGGCTGTAAGCAGGTGTGCTACGACCAGGCCTTCCCCATCTCCCAGTACCGCTTCTGGGTCTTCCACATCGTCCTCATTGCCACGCCGTCGCTGCTCTTTATCATGTACGCCATGCATCATCACAACAAGAGAACCAGCCGCTCCAACGTGCCTCAAGACTATCGAGAAATTCGCCAGTTGCGGAGGCTCTACATAGTCCACGTGGCCTTTCGGTTGTTCGCCGAAGTCGGCTTTCTCGTCGGCCAGTGGTGGCTTTACGGCTTCAAGGTGGAGGCCCAGTATCCCTGCGACCGTTTCCCTTGTCCCTACACCGTGGACTGCTTCACCTCACGCCCGGCCGAGAAAACCGTCTTCCTCTGCTTCTACTTCGCGGTCGGGATCTTGTCCGCCATGTCCAGTTGCATCGAACTTCTCTACAGCTCCGTCAAGTGGTTCTGTTGCAGGCGAGAGCACCCCAGTGACCTGAGCGTCCACAGCTACAAGCCGGGGGAGCGGGGAGAGAAGTCTTCGGAAAAGACCGTGTCGGACTATGCGTCCGGCAGCGGGAGGACCAGGAAGGGGGCGCACAGGAGCAGCAACAAGGGAAATGCGACGGCTTCCAAGTACAGGAATGgcaaatatgtgaacagcaagACTTTCATGGTGTGA
- the nif3l1 gene encoding NIF3-like protein 1 isoform X2 — protein MSHLISTGCKNLPRTFLSQIHSRVWTRSIPQNAAPRFRSILPRCGSALRPSPMELKDVLNVLEDLAPLSLAEPWDNVGLLLEPSEPRPVKTVLLTNDLTRAVMEEARAEDCDLIISYHPPLFRPFKRLVQKDWKQRLAIRALEAGIAVFSPHTSWDSVRGGVNDWLVGGLGAGQVSVLNQAYVRFPYSHVVQFQCNDNLLDVLVEELKALDGVIVQDPLRCDASKTQVSLYCSDAALAPVVGKVTRYIIDADASVRILKAERPPWQGHGQGRLSVLDQPVSVATAVEKMKSHLGLRHLRLALGQGHTQESFVRSVAVCAGSGASVLNGVQADLYVTGEMSHHEVLDAVAKGTSVILSDHSNSERGYLSVFRDKLTEKVAADVVVMVSKADRDPLEVV, from the exons AT GTCTCACTTGATATCGACTGGATGTAAGAACCTTCCGAGGACATTTCTATCGCAAATACACAGCCGTGTTTGGACCAGGTCCATTCCTCAAAACGCAGCCCCTCGTTTCCGCTCCATCCTCCCCCGCTGTGGTTCCGCTCTCCGCCCCAGCCCGATGGAGCTCAAGGACGTCCTAAATGTTTTGGAGGATCTCGCTCCCCTCTCGCTGGCCGAGCCGTGGGACAACGTGGGCCTGCTGCTGGAACCCAGCGAGCCGCGGCCCGTCAAAACCGTCTTGCTGACCAACGACCTCACGCGGGCCGTCATGGAGGAAGCGCGGGCCGAAGACTGCGATCTCATCATCTCCTATCATCCTCCGCTCTTTCGACCGTTCAAACGTCTGGTCCAGAAGGACTGGAAGCAGCGATTGGCTATCCGAGCGTTGGAGGCCGGCATCGCGGTCTTCTCGCCTCACACGTCCTGGGACAGCGTTCGTGGAGGAGTTAACGACTGGCTGGTCGGAGGACTTG GTGCCGGTCAGGTGTCCGTGTTGAATCAGGCCTATGTCCGCTTCCCTTACAGTCACGTCGTGCAATTCCAATGCAATGATAACCTGTTAGACGTTCTCGTGGAGGAACTGAAGGCTTTGGATGGAGTAATAGTACAAGATCCGCTCAG ATGTGATGCCTCCAAGACTCAAGTCAGCCTGTACTGCAGTGATGCAGCGCTGGCTCCTGTTGTGGGTAAAGTGACGCGATACATAATTGATGCCGACGCGTCCGTCCGCATCCTTAAGGCAGAAAGG CCCCCTTGGCAGGGCCACGGTCAGGGGCGACTCAGTGTTTTGGACCAGCCGGTATCCGTGGCGACAGCTGTGGAGAAAATGAAGTCCCACTTGGGTTTGCGGCACCTCCGTTTGGCCCTCGGACAGGGACACACGCAAG AATCCTTTGTGCGCTCCGTGGCTGTATGTGCGGGATCAGGAGCCTCGGTGCTGAACGGCGTCCAAGCGGACCTTTACGTCACCG GTGAGATGTCCCACCATGAGGTGCTGGATGCGGTTGCTAAGGGAACGAGCGTCATCCTCAGCGATCACAGCAACAGCGAGCGCGGCTATCTGTCCGTGTTCCGGGATAAACTAACTGAAAAGGTTGCCGCCGATGTCGTCGTGATGGTGTCCAAGGCTGACAGGGACCCCTTGGAGGTTGTCTGA
- the nif3l1 gene encoding NIF3-like protein 1 isoform X1, translating to MLRSRDEWIDARSHLISTGCKNLPRTFLSQIHSRVWTRSIPQNAAPRFRSILPRCGSALRPSPMELKDVLNVLEDLAPLSLAEPWDNVGLLLEPSEPRPVKTVLLTNDLTRAVMEEARAEDCDLIISYHPPLFRPFKRLVQKDWKQRLAIRALEAGIAVFSPHTSWDSVRGGVNDWLVGGLGAGQVSVLNQAYVRFPYSHVVQFQCNDNLLDVLVEELKALDGVIVQDPLRCDASKTQVSLYCSDAALAPVVGKVTRYIIDADASVRILKAERPPWQGHGQGRLSVLDQPVSVATAVEKMKSHLGLRHLRLALGQGHTQESFVRSVAVCAGSGASVLNGVQADLYVTGEMSHHEVLDAVAKGTSVILSDHSNSERGYLSVFRDKLTEKVAADVVVMVSKADRDPLEVV from the exons ATGCTTCGGTCTCGAGATGAATGGATTGATGCAAG GTCTCACTTGATATCGACTGGATGTAAGAACCTTCCGAGGACATTTCTATCGCAAATACACAGCCGTGTTTGGACCAGGTCCATTCCTCAAAACGCAGCCCCTCGTTTCCGCTCCATCCTCCCCCGCTGTGGTTCCGCTCTCCGCCCCAGCCCGATGGAGCTCAAGGACGTCCTAAATGTTTTGGAGGATCTCGCTCCCCTCTCGCTGGCCGAGCCGTGGGACAACGTGGGCCTGCTGCTGGAACCCAGCGAGCCGCGGCCCGTCAAAACCGTCTTGCTGACCAACGACCTCACGCGGGCCGTCATGGAGGAAGCGCGGGCCGAAGACTGCGATCTCATCATCTCCTATCATCCTCCGCTCTTTCGACCGTTCAAACGTCTGGTCCAGAAGGACTGGAAGCAGCGATTGGCTATCCGAGCGTTGGAGGCCGGCATCGCGGTCTTCTCGCCTCACACGTCCTGGGACAGCGTTCGTGGAGGAGTTAACGACTGGCTGGTCGGAGGACTTG GTGCCGGTCAGGTGTCCGTGTTGAATCAGGCCTATGTCCGCTTCCCTTACAGTCACGTCGTGCAATTCCAATGCAATGATAACCTGTTAGACGTTCTCGTGGAGGAACTGAAGGCTTTGGATGGAGTAATAGTACAAGATCCGCTCAG ATGTGATGCCTCCAAGACTCAAGTCAGCCTGTACTGCAGTGATGCAGCGCTGGCTCCTGTTGTGGGTAAAGTGACGCGATACATAATTGATGCCGACGCGTCCGTCCGCATCCTTAAGGCAGAAAGG CCCCCTTGGCAGGGCCACGGTCAGGGGCGACTCAGTGTTTTGGACCAGCCGGTATCCGTGGCGACAGCTGTGGAGAAAATGAAGTCCCACTTGGGTTTGCGGCACCTCCGTTTGGCCCTCGGACAGGGACACACGCAAG AATCCTTTGTGCGCTCCGTGGCTGTATGTGCGGGATCAGGAGCCTCGGTGCTGAACGGCGTCCAAGCGGACCTTTACGTCACCG GTGAGATGTCCCACCATGAGGTGCTGGATGCGGTTGCTAAGGGAACGAGCGTCATCCTCAGCGATCACAGCAACAGCGAGCGCGGCTATCTGTCCGTGTTCCGGGATAAACTAACTGAAAAGGTTGCCGCCGATGTCGTCGTGATGGTGTCCAAGGCTGACAGGGACCCCTTGGAGGTTGTCTGA
- the LOC133418235 gene encoding calcium-binding protein 5-like, translating into MSLGAACIFLRGGKNIARELADEEIDELRDAFNEFDKDKDGLISCKDLGNLMRTMGYMPTEMELIELSQNINMNLGGRVDFEDFVDLMAPKLLAETAGMIGVKELKNAFKEFDADGDGEITTEELRSAMIKLMGEHMSRREIDAIVKEADDNGDGTVDFEEFVRMMSHK; encoded by the exons ATGAGCTTGGGAGCAGCGTGCATTTTCTTGCGAGGCGGGAAAAATATC GCAAGAGAACTGGCAGATGAGGAGATAGACG AGCTGCGCGACGCCTTCAATGAGTTCGACAAGGACAAGGACGGCCTGATCAGCTGCAAGGACCTGGGCAACCTGATGAGGACGATGGGCTACATGCCCACCGAGATGGAGCTCATCGAGCTGAGCCAAAACATCAACATGAACC TTGGTGGCAGAGTGGACTTTGAGGACTTTGTAGATCTGATGGCACCCAAACTTCTGGCGGAAACAGCCGGCATGATTGGCGTGAAGGAGCTGAAAAACGCCTTCAAAGAG TTCGACGCGGACGGCGACGGCGAGATCACCACAGAAGAGCTGCGGTCAGCCATGATTAAGTTAATGGGAGAGCACATGAGCAGGAGAGAGATCGACGCCATCGTCAAAGAAGCCGACGACAACGGGGACGGCACGGTCGACTTCGAAG AGTTTGTCAGGATGATGTCGCATAAATGA